Below is a window of Impatiens glandulifera chromosome 2, dImpGla2.1, whole genome shotgun sequence DNA.
aaaagAGTGTTGAATCGTTTAGGAGGGATTTCAATATTAAACCTTATGCCATAATAGTCAGTGTTGTGTTGAATGCTTTAATTAGAACTAAGCAATTTTAACTTTCTTTGAATCTATTCGACGAGGTTTCAACTATAGATTTATAGCTCGTTCATGCTAACTTTAACAATCAAAAGCTTATGCAAATTGCAAGGTTTAGAGAGGCTAAAGAAATGGTTATTGTTAAGTCTGGAATAATGTAAGTGAGTTGAATATTGTAACATGTAATATTCTCTTTCATGACTTTGCAAAGACAAGAGAATCTTGGAGTCTATGGAGATTCGAGATCAAAAACATTTTGAATAGAAGTAGACTAAATCTAAAACCTCATATCGTGACATATTACACATTGATATTTGGtttatgcaaaaaaaaaaatttgaaaatgatcGAAGAGTTAATAATTGAGCTGTTGGAACTAGATTTCATTTGTAAGATTGaagattattttataacttatataattatatattataaatatatgtaaaaagttatttaaaaatcattttgccatattttaaataaaaataaattaatcttatttaattatttgtctccttttatattaataaatttttctcttttcatatttattaaattaatttttaaatattttttatttaggttacaatttaatttttacatatttattagatatgccgttattttaattttttaaaatattaattttttaattagattttttagttaataattatatatatttttttaaattctatttgtattaattattttataatatataattatatattaaattttaaaaatatttttaatcaccCTCTAACTAAAatgttcaataatttattaaaaataataatttgtatacattctctttacatatttattatttatataattaattttaaaaaatttattcattctatcttttgtttttttattcattaataatagttaaatacatataaatttataaaattacaaattaaattcaacTATCAATTGGTCAATAGTTAAAATATTCACATGTCAAACTCGAGACTGATGTTCGAGTCCCAACTCATGCAAACTTTAGAGTgagtattatataaattaaaatgacaataatgGTGATATATTTAAGTGTGAAGAAGGAAATTAATGCGTGGGTgataatttgagaaaaattataGTTTGAATTAAGAGTGATATTAATGATGAATTTTTGAAAGGGTGCGAATTTGAGAGATTTATGATTGATGGATCAATTGAGGGAAATTGTGGTTTAAATCAAGAATggtcactagtaaaaaaaaatggcATAAGCTAGGACAAAAACTTTCGGTGAAAACCTATTTATCATCGGTCAAAATCAAtactttctaaaaaaaaaaaaaaaaaattgataatctGAAATAGTGTTGGTGAGAAGGCGATAATGGATTCTTCATTGTGAAAATATCATTTGACTGTCGTCCTGCTAGCATTGACTGAGTTGTATCATTTGACTACTTCCCCTATTGAAGGCCTCAACGGAGGAGAAGATTGACAACAAAGAAGTCCAACTTTGGGATTCCGTTCAAACTCGTCTTCTAAGCTGCAGCAATCAATGGATTTCGTGATTCTATTTGATTTATACAACATACCTGATGATGGCGATTAGTATTAGATCTGTTGTTAGAAACATTGAAACAGAGAAAGTAAGATGATGTTTACATTTAGCAGAACGGAGCCTGAATCATTGGCGTTGTTCTTCTTGCCGCAACCGATCTCAAGAGCGAGAACAACTTTTCAATAAGAACTTAGTAGTATGAGATTATCCCTTGTCTTTGTGCTTCAAAGAATACTGTATCCATAACTTGAAGAGTTACCATgttaatatacattttaatagCAAATTGATGGCTGATCAGAACGAATACATTATCAAAGATCAATAAGAACagattcattaaatattattgtttgtcAAAGAGATCTATCTATCTAATTTACCTTTTCAATGAGAACTTAGTAGTACCTGTAAGATAAATTCACCATTCATAATAAGTACCATtgtcatcaaaataaaatatttttatcgaAGGCATATCCAATTGCCCtcgataataataattatcaccGAAGGCAACTATTTACTCTCCGTAATATTAAAAACTATCACCGAATACAATCTTTTGTTTTCGGTGATATTAATATTCTCGAGAGTATTATTTTGCTCTTAGCGATAATTCTCggtaattatgtttattatactAGTGGATGTAGGGATTAATGAAATTGTGGTATAAATTGTGAGAgtgatattaataataaaacattgaaGAATAAGATAATTATGGTGTTTGTGAGTTcgtacttgttttttttttttttaaattgatggTTTATCTTTAATGTTTAGAGTTAGATAGAGAAGCATAGGGTTTTCAAGAGCATAATCCTCTTTGTTATTATGGAACACCATAAGGTAGGACTGagttgattatttttaaaagttagttATTCTCAATCAATATTATCCGTCGAATTATAATCAagtgtcaatttttttattaaaaagaacgaCAATATATGTAAGTGTTGAATATAATTATTGGAAAATAGTGTATTATGTTGTTTCTACAAACATATAGAAAGAAGTTGTAGTACAATTCCTCTATATGGaaagtatatatttttccaTTGTACACCCATGCGACTTGTGGATTTAATAATTGGTGAAGATTACATTTGCTTATTGTATACATAAAGTGTTGAATATAACTAATGATAAATAATGTGTTATgataatttacaaatttatataagaaatgTGCAGTTCCATTCCTCTAATATGGGAAGATTACCATCAATATTCATTAAAATGATGGTTCTTCCACAGTCAACTTGTGATAACCACTTTATATGAAATTTTTGCAACGCAATGTTATTCTAAtagttttattcaattttagttTTGGTGAATTTTATTAGAGTGGTgcgattaattttttttcatttttaaaaagtttgatattttaatttattatttttaacttatttttatacgtttataaaaataaataattataaatatgtgttatcaaataattttattttaaataaatctttaatatattaaattaaattataaataaaattaagaaacacTCCTATGACAAATCTGTGACAAAGAAGTGAGGCTTGCAAATCTCTCTCTGCTCAACAATGGCGACGATTAACTTATCATCGCCTGCTACATGCATAACCTACTCTTTCCCATCCCTCTCTCGCCGAAATTCTCCCAATATATGTCTCCACTCTCGCCAGAAAATCTCTCAAAGTTTTTATTCTATCTCTGTCCGTTCGAGAAACCCCGCTAGGCTTTGCTCTCCAAGGTTCATTGTTTCAGCTGTCAAAAAACTCTCCGAAGCTGATCTAGTTTCTGTCTCACCTGATCCCGATGGAATCGCCGGGGTTTTCCCATCAGAATCAGGTGTTTACGGGGTTTTTGACCGCAACGGAGATTTACAGTTCGTAGGCATATCGAGGAATATTGCGGCCAGCGTTTCTAATCACCTCAAATCGCTTCCGGAGCTATGTTCATCTGTCAAGGTAATGCCTTCCCTCTAGAATTCAACGactttttctttttccaaaTCATCAGATTCGTCAGTTTTCATTTGATAATTTAGCTCTTTCCAATTTGCAAAAGAGAAATAGGTTAAGTAACCTTGCCATGGAACTTAAGTAGAAGTTGGCTTCATTACTAGTGAGCTTATTGAATAATCAACCTCCTATCCATATAGGACTTCAATATGATTGAATTGATCTCAAAATCGTTGTTTTAGCGACCTCAGTTATAGGAAGATTTTGGTTTTGTTTAGTATAAGTATGTGCCTACTTTTGTGTTTATGCTCAATATATGAGATTCCAAGTTCCTAGAAGCTTAAAGTATCCCAAATTGTGTTCAAATGCAAATGAGAATACAAAAAGGGAATTGAAATCTAGGGGAGAAAACAAGTGATGATTGAACAGATAGTCCTTGTGCCTGCAATTTAGCTTTGAGTCTTTGACATAAGAATCTTCAAACATCAATGTTTAGATTGAGTATTAAGGGTGGATTGTTTTCAGGCTAAAAAAAGCTCCATGTGTATTAAGGGGTAATAGATAAGGTTGGTTCAGTTATCCGGTCTTAATAGACCGATTTACACTCTATCAATACCTTATATTAGCCAGATCAAATGTATCATAGTTTGTCATTTTTTATATCCGACTATGTACAATAACGATTTCACATTCCACATGCTAACTAATATCTGCACATATTTATTCGTTCATCCAAACAAAGTTTTATACTCGATCaaatttctaatatttatttctagTTAATTTATATCTGCACAAATATTCGTTCAagctttaatatattttgaatgcaACCAAGTTTGAGTACAAACTAGGTGTGATCATGGATCAGATTGGTTTGGGATATACAACCCTATATTGGGTCCTAGTAGATCGTTTTATACTCTATCAAGACTCTATATGTGGTGGATGAGATATTTGTCAGTCAGGTATTATGGAAGGTTGGGCTGCTCCTGCTCACCGCAATGTGTATTGGCTCTTAGATGCCCAATTCATTTGGAATGTAGATAAACAATTTCTTCAAACATTTTGGATTTTGTCATATAGAGTTATAGACAAACTCTGACATCTAAAGTCGCCAACTAAAATGTCGAGACAACAAATTCAGACTTTGAagtcaaattaattattctcCTCACAATCGAAAGCTCGATTGATGCAATTCTTTTTGCAACTCCATTCAATAAAATATGCAGGATTTATAGTTTTGATACCAAGAGAGTATCTGCTAGTGCTAGTGGCTAAACCAGCTACTGGAAGAAGCAACAAAAGCGTGTATACCATTAATagattaaacaaaataattgttttcTATCGAATGAATTGGATGATTGAATAATAAGACATGGATCTATACATAGTTGTTATTGTAATACGAATGAAAACATAAAATGTATGAATAAATATGGATCAAATTTGTTGCTTTTGGTTTTACTTTTTGTTTAGAAACCagtattattttatcataattcagattattttttagatcatGATTCAAGTTACAGAATGATTTTTGTTGTTTGATTtgatatacaaattattttatagatcatTATCCAAATTTTAGTGTAATTGTTTATGTATAATTTGGTATATAGATTATTTTGTAATCACACTCTGATAAGTGTTTGTATCACGACCCAAATTAGCGACAAACATAACAAAACCTGACAAAACCTTATAACAAAGCATCCCTGCTATTCACAGGTGGGAGTGGTCTCAGATCCTGACAAAACAGCTCTAACTCAAGCATGGAGATCATGGATGGAAGAACACATTGCAGCCACAGGAAATGTTCCTCCAGGTAACCAATCAGGAAACAACACATGGGTCCGTCAACAACCAAAGAAAAAGGCCGATCTGAAACTTACACCTGGCAAACACGTGAAACTAACAGTCCCATTAGAACAACTCATAGATCGGCTAGTTAAAGAGAACAAAGTGGTAGCCTTCATTAAAGGATCAAGAAGTGCCCCTCTTTGTGGATTCTCTCAAAAAGTTGTTGGGATTCTAGAAACCGAAGGGATTGACTATGAGAGTGTTGATGTGCTCGATGAAGAATGTAACAATGGGTTGAGGGAGACTCTTAAGAGTTATAGTAATTGGCCTACGTTTCCTCAGATTTTTGTGAATGGAGAATTGGTTGGCGGGTGTGATATCTTGACATCAATGCATGATAAGGGTGAGCTTGCCGGTTTGGTTAAAAAGTAGGGTTGAGAATCTAAGAACTACTTGTAGAACTATTTTAGATTGCTCAGAATTCAATCTTTCTgcccaaagtgaaagtgtagtTGTATAACTTGAATAccatttgtatttgtttttggtttttaatcgtatatacaatttttattagattatcCATTTGAATAATTGTGTTATGTGTCTTTCTTATAGATTTTACAATTAGGAATTTGCATAATGTAATTCCCTATTTTAGCATCGCGGCAATAAGACGAGGATACTAACTCTAAGGTCCTGGTTCAGCCCGTCAGGTGACAAGTTTTGCGTCTTGTGGTTAAGTAAATTTGCGGGTTAATActtaatccatttttttttaatttatataatgtaataatGTAAGTACTATGTGTGTctattatcttttaatatttgtaatagtACTTGAGAAGTAAAATATTGGAATATAAGAGAATGTTTAAAAgattattgtgtttgattttattaaaatcactttaaattaatgtaaattGGGATCGCGATGACccttaattttaagttttcatctatttcaaataaatggatttgaaaaaaaacataattttagttaatttatatatcttaataaaaaacaaactaaacaaaacaacagtaaatcatttaaattttttatcttataaaataagaaCTATCTAAATTGTTTAGTAAATTGATCACTAATAACTTTTTAGTCaataaattactaataaaattcaatattttctaaAGAAACTAAGACTTTGTTACTAATATATAGCTACCGACTTAGTCCATGTATTAATATTTCATTCTAAATCAAcaagaattattttatttctgtGCTTAACTCAATCAAAATtcaatacatatttattatatttattttaaaaataagaataattttttttattcatttcggtcACGCAATTCTTAGTGTCAATACTTAATCAAATAAAGCATGATCTATCTAGGAGGAATCGGTAATTTAGAATTTatcttaaacaaaaacaaataatgtactttaaaaattttcattaataaataagtatccAATCAACTTATTTGTAAGAGtgtcttaatttaaaataaacatgaatGTGTTaactttctaataaaataaatagtgtttttaaaaaaaatgcaaataaatttatttcaaagtTTGAGGGTATTAGGGTATATTTGAATACTTCACATAAGTTCAAGAGTAGTAAATACAGATTTCCGGACTAATTTCAGTTTGAAGGGTTTGCTTGAGTCAAGCAAAGCTTCAATCTTGTTTCCAGAGCAAGGTATTAATGGATACTGCACTGTTTTCGCCATCATCACTATTTGCCTGTAGCGACGGAAGTTCCTCTggtactctctctctctcgctcAAGCTTGTTCATAATTTGAGTAAGTGTGTGCATTTAATCTCATACTTTAGTTtcacagaagaagaagaggatgttCATCAGAGTTTCGAGGAGAGGCGGCACCATTTTCCTGGAATGGTATGTGAAATCTCTCATTGTGTTCGTTAGCAAATTGGCGGATTGTTCCCAGATTAGGCAAGCTACACATTAAATCTATCAGATTGTgtataattttgatttcttttctttGTTATGCAAAATTGCGGTTTGTGTGTGTGTGCTTGTGGGGGGTGAAAGTGAGATAGcttttttgtttctttcatCCCATATAATTCAGGGGGAGAGCTTAATGATTCCCTCCCTTTAAGGAAGAACAGATCTTTAATCCTCACTCAAAGCTTTTTTCTAATGTTCTTTTGTTTCTTTCATCCCATATAATTCAGCTAGAGCTTAATGATTATGTTTGTTGTGCATAAGCTTAGTTGACACTAGTTTTCCCGCAGGGGATGGTTTCTACGATTTTGTGCTTGTTCATAGAGACATATGCAATTTTTTTCTTCACACATCTTTGTATGCTTTGCCTAATCTGCAGGAGTTGCTCATTCGGGAGTTTTCATTTCACCAGCTGAATGCTAATTTACTTTGGCCGGGGTCTCTTAATTTTGCTGAATGGCTAGTTCAGAACAAGTCATGGGTTGAAGGACGTCGAATCATTGAGTTGGGAAGGCGTGTCATTTCTCTATAATCTAGAAGTCTTTATCATTTGCCTATAAGAAAGTagtaaatttttttgtttaatttatattagttcATTGTTTGAACCTGGCTAGTCAGCTCAtcacaaaaaagaaa
It encodes the following:
- the LOC124926645 gene encoding bifunctional monothiol glutaredoxin-S16, chloroplastic, which encodes MATINLSSPATCITYSFPSLSRRNSPNICLHSRQKISQSFYSISVRSRNPARLCSPRFIVSAVKKLSEADLVSVSPDPDGIAGVFPSESGVYGVFDRNGDLQFVGISRNIAASVSNHLKSLPELCSSVKVGVVSDPDKTALTQAWRSWMEEHIAATGNVPPGNQSGNNTWVRQQPKKKADLKLTPGKHVKLTVPLEQLIDRLVKENKVVAFIKGSRSAPLCGFSQKVVGILETEGIDYESVDVLDEECNNGLRETLKSYSNWPTFPQIFVNGELVGGCDILTSMHDKGELAGLVKK